In Macaca nemestrina isolate mMacNem1 chromosome 11, mMacNem.hap1, whole genome shotgun sequence, a single window of DNA contains:
- the LOC139357053 gene encoding small ribosomal subunit protein uS14-like has product MGHQQLYWSHPRKFCQGSRSCRVCSNRHGLIRKYGLNVCRQCFRQYAKDIGFIKLD; this is encoded by the coding sequence ATGGGTCACCAGCAGCTGTACTGGAGCCACCCGCGAAAATTCTGCCAGGGTTCTCGCTCTTGTCGCGTGTGTTCAAACCGGCACGGTCTGATCCGGAAATATGGCCTCAATGTGTGCCGCCAGTGTTTCCGTCAGTACGCGAAGGATATCGGTTTCATTAAGTTGGACTAA